In the genome of Limanda limanda chromosome 15, fLimLim1.1, whole genome shotgun sequence, one region contains:
- the LOC133021099 gene encoding transmembrane protein 121, whose product MVPPPPTNKPHVCLSTILIMSSMALIDAYLVEQNHGPRKIGICIMVMVGDICFLIVLRYVAVWVGAEVRTSKRGYAMILWFLYIFVLEIKVYFVYQNYKADRKSLDALARKALTLLLSICIPVLFVVLVAIDHMEYVRAFKKREEIRNRLFWVVVDLLDVLDIQANLWEPQKKGLPLWAEGLMFFYCYILLLVLPCVSLSEISMQGINIVPHKMLLYPILSLVTINVITLFIRGGNMILYRDARVSGILMGKNVLAIIIKTCSFVQYRRQLQSAPPAFGVELQKNSVAHARPAPTPPQVVMQDQTPLPEVTTCVHT is encoded by the coding sequence ATGGTACCCCCACCTCCCACCAACAAGCCCCACGTGTGCCTCTCCACCATTCTGATCATGAGCAGCATGGCGCTGATTGACGCCTACCTGGTGGAGCAGAACCACGGACCACGCAAGATTGGCATATGCATCATGGTGATGGTGGGCGACATCTGCTTCCTGATCGTGCTGCGTTACGTAGCGGTGTGGGTGGGTGCTGAGGTGCGCACGTCTAAGCGAGGCTACGCCATGATCCTGTGGTTCCTTTACATCTTCGTGCTGGAGATCAAGGTCTACTTTGTGTATCAAAACTACAAGGCGGACAGGAAGAGCTTGGACGCCCTCGCGAGGAAGGCGCTAACGCTCCTGCTGTCCATCTGCATCCCGGTGCTGTTCGTGGTGCTGGTTGCTATCGACCACATGGAGTACGTGCGAGCCTTCAAGAAGCGCGAGGAGATCCGCAACCGTCTCTTCTGGGTGGTGGTGGACCTGCTGGACGTACTGGACATCCAGGCCAACCTGTGGGAGCCTCAGAAAAAGGGGCTCCCCCTGTGGGCGGAGGGCCTGATGTTCTTCTACTGCTACATCCTCCTGCTGGTGCTGCCCTGCGTGTCCTTGAGCGAGATCAGCATGCAGGGCATCAACATCGTGCCCCACAAGATGCTCCTGTACCCCATCCTCAGCTTGGTGACCATCAACGTCATCACGCTCTTCATCCGCGGCGGGAACATGATTCTGTACCGGGACGCCAGGGTGTCGGGGATCCTGATGGGGAAGAACGTCCTGGCCATCATCATAAAGACCTGCAGCTTTGTGCAGTACAGGAGACAGTTGCAGAGCGCCCCTCCCGCCTTCGGGGTCGAGCTGCAGAAAAACTCGGTGGCCCACGCTcgccccgcccccaccccccctcaagTGGTCATGCAGGACCAGACGCCCCTCCCCGAGGTGACAACGTGCGTACACACATGA